A stretch of Ectothiorhodospiraceae bacterium BW-2 DNA encodes these proteins:
- a CDS encoding AAA family ATPase — MVKIPYGKGDFKRLRTDGQLYFDRTELLHELEAVGEQILFLRPRRFGKTLWLTLLESYYDIGAADQFETLFGDLAIGQNPTPNRNRYFILRWNFSMIDPGGDYQQLVSRIHRHINNSISFFSARYHDFLPETVPIDPTDGLGSFEQLLSVAKRFNFPLYLLIDEYDNFANEVLTSREQGRQRYNELVESEGVIKTVFKAVKAATDGLGLERVFITGVSPVVMSDITSGYNVAKNISQRPRFAKLCGFTGEEVMQLNQQIALECELPEGAAEEAMSLMQNFYNGYRFSGADTTRLYNPTLCLYFWDEWQQLCRYPNELLDDNLAMDKNRLRYIASLPHGAEVIESALNPQQPLQVAKLVQDFGVAAMLKDPSDASFIISLLVYFGVLTIDSVTLLGELTVTIPNQVVRSLYIDRIQQQLLNGYEDNNRQQAVAKQLYTKAEFEPLADFIEQRLYQIFDNRDMRWSNELTLKTTLLLLLTNDLYYLPRSELSLGGGYSDLLFEIRPDKRQAPLYDLLFELKYLALKDLKLSAEQLNELSREQLAELAPVKKLLDEAEGQLASYQPKLQQLFPAVEWKLKSFAVVSLGTKRLVWREGCRVTPR; from the coding sequence ATGGTAAAGATTCCGTATGGCAAAGGCGATTTTAAGCGGTTAAGAACCGATGGCCAGCTCTACTTTGATCGCACCGAACTGCTGCACGAGCTTGAAGCCGTTGGCGAACAGATCTTGTTTCTACGCCCGCGCCGCTTTGGTAAAACGCTGTGGCTAACGCTGCTAGAGAGCTACTACGATATCGGTGCCGCAGACCAATTTGAGACCCTGTTTGGCGATTTAGCGATAGGGCAAAACCCGACCCCGAACCGTAACCGCTACTTTATTTTAAGGTGGAATTTTTCGATGATTGATCCGGGAGGTGATTATCAGCAGCTAGTGAGCCGTATTCATCGCCACATTAATAACTCAATCAGCTTTTTTTCGGCCCGCTACCACGACTTTTTACCGGAAACGGTGCCGATCGACCCAACAGATGGGCTGGGCTCATTTGAACAGCTACTGAGTGTGGCGAAACGGTTTAATTTTCCGCTCTACCTGCTAATTGATGAGTACGATAACTTTGCTAATGAGGTGCTAACCAGTCGCGAGCAGGGTCGGCAGCGCTATAACGAGCTAGTTGAGAGTGAAGGGGTGATTAAAACGGTATTTAAAGCGGTCAAAGCGGCGACCGATGGCTTAGGCTTAGAGCGAGTCTTTATCACCGGCGTCTCACCGGTGGTGATGAGCGATATCACCAGCGGCTACAATGTGGCAAAAAATATCAGTCAGCGGCCTCGTTTTGCCAAACTCTGCGGCTTCACCGGAGAGGAGGTGATGCAGCTTAATCAGCAGATAGCGCTAGAGTGCGAACTACCCGAGGGGGCGGCAGAGGAGGCGATGTCACTGATGCAGAACTTCTATAACGGCTACCGTTTTAGTGGTGCTGACACCACCCGGCTTTACAACCCGACGCTCTGCCTCTACTTTTGGGATGAGTGGCAGCAGCTGTGTCGCTACCCTAATGAGCTGCTAGATGACAATTTAGCGATGGACAAAAACCGGCTGCGCTATATCGCCTCACTACCCCATGGGGCTGAGGTGATTGAATCGGCACTCAATCCGCAGCAGCCGCTGCAGGTAGCGAAGCTGGTACAGGACTTTGGCGTAGCGGCGATGCTCAAAGATCCGTCCGATGCTAGTTTTATCATCTCGCTACTGGTCTATTTTGGGGTATTAACGATTGACTCGGTGACTCTGTTAGGGGAGTTAACGGTGACGATTCCCAATCAAGTAGTGCGCTCGCTCTATATCGACCGCATTCAACAGCAGCTACTCAATGGCTATGAGGATAATAACCGCCAGCAGGCGGTGGCAAAACAGCTCTATACCAAGGCTGAATTTGAGCCACTGGCCGACTTTATCGAACAGCGCCTCTATCAGATATTCGATAATCGCGATATGCGCTGGAGTAACGAGTTGACGCTCAAAACCACACTATTACTGCTGCTGACCAATGACCTCTACTATCTGCCGCGCTCAGAGCTCTCCTTAGGCGGCGGCTATAGTGACCTTCTATTTGAGATTCGCCCCGATAAGCGCCAAGCACCGCTGTATGATCTGCTATTTGAGCTGAAATATCTGGCACTGAAAGATCTCAAATTGAGCGCAGAGCAGCTAAATGAGCTGAGTCGGGAGCAGCTAGCTGAGTTGGCGCCGGTGAAAAAGCTGTTAGATGAGGCAGAGGGGCAGTTAGCCTCGTATCAACCGAAACTACAGCAGCTCTTTCCGGCGGTGGAGTGGAAATTAAAATCGTTTGCGGTGGTGAGTCTTGGTACCAAACGGTTGGTGTGGCGAGAGGGGTGTCGGGTTACACCGCGCTAA
- a CDS encoding AAA family ATPase → MVKIPYGKGDFKRLRTDGQLYFDRTELLHELEAVGEQILFLRPRRFGKTLWLTLLESYYDIGAADQFETLFGDLAIGQNPTPNRNRYFILRWNFSMIDPGGDYQQLVSRIHRHINNSISFFSARYHDFLPETVPIDPTDGLGSFEQLLSVAKRFNFPLYLLIDEYDNFANEVLTSREQGRQRYNELVESEGVIKTVFKAVKAATDGLGLERVFITGVSPVVMSDITSGYNVAKNISQRPRFARLCGFTGEEVMQLNQQIALECELPEGAAEEAMSLMQNFYNGYCFSGADTTRLYNPTLCLYFWDEWQQLCCYPNELLDDNLAMDKNRLRYIASLPHGAEVIESALNPQQPLQVAKLVQDFGVAAMLKDPSDASFIISLLVYFGVLTIQDVSPLGKLKVAIPNQVVRSLYIDRIQQQLLNGYEDNNRQQAVAEQLYTEAEFEPLADFIEQRLYQIFDNRDMRWSNELTLKTTLLLLLTNDLYYLPRSELSLGGGYSDLLFEIRPDKRQAPLYDLLFELKYLSLKDLKLSAEQLNELSREQLAELAPVKKLLDDAEGQLASYQPKLQQLFPAVEWQLKSFAVVSLGTKRLVWRDGCRAMLR, encoded by the coding sequence ATGGTAAAGATTCCGTATGGCAAAGGCGATTTTAAGCGGTTAAGAACCGATGGCCAGCTCTACTTTGATCGCACCGAACTGCTGCACGAGCTTGAAGCCGTTGGCGAACAGATCTTGTTTCTACGCCCGCGCCGCTTTGGTAAAACGCTGTGGCTAACGCTGCTAGAGAGCTACTACGATATCGGTGCCGCAGACCAATTTGAGACCCTGTTTGGCGATTTAGCGATAGGGCAAAACCCGACCCCGAACCGTAACCGCTACTTTATTTTAAGGTGGAATTTTTCGATGATTGATCCGGGAGGTGATTATCAGCAGCTAGTGAGCCGTATTCATCGCCACATTAATAACTCAATCAGCTTTTTTTCGGCCCGCTACCACGACTTTTTACCGGAAACGGTGCCGATCGACCCAACAGATGGGCTGGGCTCATTTGAACAGCTACTGAGTGTGGCGAAACGGTTTAATTTTCCGCTCTACCTGCTAATTGATGAGTACGATAACTTTGCTAATGAGGTGCTAACCAGTCGCGAGCAGGGTCGGCAGCGCTATAACGAGCTAGTTGAGAGTGAAGGGGTGATTAAAACGGTATTTAAAGCGGTCAAAGCGGCGACCGATGGCTTAGGCTTAGAGCGAGTCTTTATCACCGGCGTCTCACCGGTGGTGATGAGCGATATCACCAGCGGCTACAATGTGGCAAAAAATATCAGTCAGCGGCCTCGTTTTGCCAGACTCTGTGGCTTCACCGGAGAGGAGGTGATGCAGCTTAATCAGCAGATAGCGCTAGAGTGCGAACTACCCGAGGGGGCGGCAGAGGAGGCGATGTCACTGATGCAGAACTTCTATAACGGCTACTGTTTTAGTGGTGCTGACACCACCCGGCTTTACAACCCGACGCTCTGCCTCTACTTTTGGGATGAGTGGCAGCAGCTGTGTTGCTACCCTAATGAGCTGCTAGATGACAATTTAGCGATGGACAAAAACCGGCTGCGCTATATCGCCTCACTACCCCATGGGGCTGAGGTGATTGAATCGGCACTCAATCCGCAGCAGCCGCTGCAGGTAGCGAAGCTGGTACAGGACTTTGGCGTAGCGGCGATGCTCAAAGATCCGTCCGATGCTAGTTTTATCATCTCGCTACTGGTCTATTTTGGGGTATTGACGATTCAGGATGTCTCGCCACTAGGGAAGCTGAAGGTAGCCATTCCTAATCAAGTGGTTCGCTCGCTCTATATCGACCGCATTCAACAGCAGCTACTCAATGGCTATGAGGATAATAACCGCCAACAGGCAGTGGCGGAGCAGCTCTATACCGAGGCTGAATTTGAGCCACTGGCTGACTTTATCGAGCAACGCCTCTATCAGATATTCGATAACCGCGATATGCGCTGGAGTAATGAGTTGACGCTCAAAACCACGCTACTACTGCTGCTGACCAATGACCTCTACTATCTGCCGCGCTCAGAGCTCTCCTTAGGCGGCGGCTATAGTGATCTCTTATTTGAGATTCGCCCCGATAAGCGCCAAGCACCGCTGTATGATCTGCTATTTGAACTGAAATATCTGTCACTGAAAGATCTCAAATTGAGCGCAGAGCAGCTAAATGAGCTGAGTCGGGAGCAGCTAGCTGAGTTGGCGCCGGTGAAAAAGCTGTTAGATGACGCAGAGGGGCAGTTAGCCTCGTATCAACCGAAACTACAGCAGCTCTTTCCGGCGGTGGAGTGGCAGTTAAAATCATTTGCGGTGGTGAGTCTTGGTACCAAACGGTTGGTGTGGCGTGATGGGTGTCGGGCTATGCTGCGCTAA
- a CDS encoding AAA family ATPase has protein sequence MVKISYGLGHFKTLREENGLYFDRTKSLHDLEAAGRQLLFLRPRRFGKTLWLTLLESYYDIGAADQFETLFGDLAIGQNSTPNRNRYFMLKWNFSVIDPHGSHNDIAQRVHDHINDSINDFTIRYQKLLTLPIAIQSGNALSSLSRLLAAIRPLNTPLYLLIDEYDNFANEVLTRRDKGRESYHELVESEGVIKTVFKAVKAATDGLGLERVFITGVSPVVMSDITSGYNVAKNISQRPRFAKLCGFTGEEVMQLNQQIALECELPEGAAEEAMSLMQNFYNGYRFSGADTTRLYNPTLCLYFWDEWQQLCRYPNELLDDNLAMDKNRLRYIASLPHGAEVIEAALNTQQPLQVAKLVQDFGVAAMLKDPSDASFIISLLVYFGVLTIQDVSPLGKLKVAIPNQVVRSLYIDRIQQQLLNGYEDNNRQQAVAEQLYTEAEFEPLADFIEQRLYQIFDNRDMRWSNELTLKTVLLLLLTNDLYYLPRSELSLGGGYSDLLFEIRPDKRQAPLYDLLFELKYLSLKDLKLSAEQLSDMSREQLAELAPVKKLLDDAEVQLASYQPKLQQLFPAVEWQLKPFAVVSLGTKRLVWRDGCRAMLR, from the coding sequence ATGGTAAAGATTTCGTATGGTTTAGGTCACTTTAAAACCCTCAGAGAGGAGAACGGACTCTACTTTGATCGCACCAAGTCACTGCACGACTTAGAGGCCGCAGGACGGCAGCTCCTGTTTCTACGCCCGCGCCGCTTTGGCAAAACGCTGTGGCTAACGCTGCTAGAGAGCTACTACGATATCGGTGCCGCAGACCAATTTGAGACCCTGTTTGGCGATTTAGCGATAGGGCAAAACTCGACCCCGAACCGTAACCGCTATTTTATGTTGAAGTGGAACTTTTCGGTCATTGATCCGCACGGCAGCCATAACGACATTGCACAACGGGTGCACGATCACATTAACGATTCGATAAACGACTTTACTATTCGCTACCAAAAGTTATTGACGCTACCGATTGCGATTCAATCTGGTAATGCACTGAGCTCCTTGAGCCGCCTGCTAGCGGCAATTCGCCCCCTTAACACGCCCCTCTACCTGTTGATTGATGAGTATGACAACTTTGCTAATGAGGTACTCACCCGCCGCGACAAGGGGCGAGAGAGCTACCATGAGTTAGTTGAGAGTGAAGGGGTGATTAAAACGGTATTTAAAGCGGTCAAAGCGGCGACCGATGGCTTAGGCTTAGAGCGAGTCTTTATCACCGGCGTCTCACCGGTGGTGATGAGCGATATCACCAGCGGCTATAATGTGGCAAAAAATATCAGTCAGCGGCCTCGTTTTGCCAAACTCTGCGGCTTCACCGGAGAGGAGGTGATGCAGCTTAATCAGCAGATAGCGCTAGAGTGCGAACTACCCGAGGGGGCGGCAGAGGAGGCGATGTCACTGATGCAGAACTTCTATAACGGCTACCGTTTTAGTGGTGCTGACACCACCCGGCTTTACAACCCGACGCTCTGCCTCTACTTTTGGGATGAGTGGCAGCAGCTGTGTCGCTACCCTAATGAGCTACTAGATGACAATTTAGCGATGGACAAAAACCGGCTGCGCTATATCGCCTCACTACCGCACGGAGCGGAGGTGATTGAGGCAGCGCTTAATACGCAGCAGCCACTACAGGTAGCGAAGCTGGTACAGGACTTTGGCGTAGCGGCGATGCTCAAAGATCCGTCCGATGCTAGTTTTATCATCTCGCTACTGGTCTATTTTGGGGTATTGACGATTCAGGATGTCTCGCCACTAGGGAAGCTGAAGGTAGCCATTCCTAATCAAGTGGTTCGCTCGCTCTATATCGACCGCATTCAACAGCAGCTACTCAATGGCTATGAGGATAATAACCGCCAACAGGCAGTGGCGGAGCAGCTCTATACCGAGGCTGAATTTGAGCCACTGGCTGACTTTATCGAGCAACGCCTCTATCAGATATTCGATAATCGCGATATGCGCTGGAGTAACGAGTTGACGCTCAAAACAGTGCTGTTGCTCCTGTTAACTAATGATCTCTACTACCTGCCGCGCTCAGAGCTCTCCTTAGGCGGCGGCTATAGTGACCTTCTATTTGAGATTCGCCCCGATAAGCGCCAAGCACCGCTGTATGATCTGCTATTTGAACTGAAATATCTGTCACTGAAAGATCTCAAATTGAGTGCAGAGCAGCTATCTGATATGAGTCGGGAGCAGCTAGCTGAGTTGGCGCCGGTGAAAAAGCTGTTAGATGACGCAGAGGTGCAGTTAGCCTCGTATCAACCGAAACTACAGCAGCTCTTTCCGGCGGTGGAGTGGCAGTTAAAACCATTTGCGGTGGTGAGTCTTGGTACCAAACGGTTGGTGTGGCGTGATGGGTGTCGGGCTATGCTGCGCTAA
- a CDS encoding AAA family ATPase, with translation MVKIPYGKGDFKRLRTDGQLYFDRTELLHELEAVGEQILFLRPRRFGKTLWLTLLESYYDIGAADQFETLFGDLAIGQNPTPNRNRYFILRWNFSTINPNGDHEQIKQGLYGHINNSIRDALLRYQSWWPHAISAAELIDEADALRSLERLVSRCRHAGYPLYLLIDEYDNFANEVLTRRDKGRESYHELVESEGVIKTVFKAVKAATDGLGLERVFITGVSPVVMSDITSGYNVAKNISQRPRFARLCGFTGEEVMQLNQQIALECELPEGAAEEAMSLMQNFYNGYRFSGADTTRLYNPTLCLYFWDEWQQLCRYPNELLDDNLAMDKNRLRYIASLPHGAEVIEAALNPQQPLQVEKLVQDFGVAAMLKDPSDASFIISLLVYFGVLTIQDVSPLGKLKVAIPNQVVRSLYIDRIQQQLLNGYEDNNRQQAVAEQLYTEAEFEPLADFIEQRLYCVFDNRDMRWSNELTLKTTLLLLLTNDLYYLPRSELSLGGGYSDLLFEIRPDKRQAPLYDLLFELKYLSLKDLKLSAEQLNELSREQLAELAPVKKLLDDAEGQLASYQPKLQQLFPAVVWQLKSFAVVSLGTKRLVWREGCRVTLR, from the coding sequence ATGGTAAAGATTCCGTATGGCAAAGGCGATTTTAAGCGGTTAAGAACCGATGGCCAGCTCTACTTTGATCGCACCGAACTGCTGCACGAGCTTGAAGCCGTTGGCGAACAGATCTTGTTTTTACGCCCGCGCCGCTTTGGTAAAACGCTGTGGCTAACACTACTAGAGAGCTATTACGACATCGGTGCCGCAGACCAATTTGAGACCCTGTTTGGCGATTTAGCGATAGGGCAAAACCCGACCCCGAACCGCAATCGCTACTTCATATTAAGGTGGAACTTCTCCACCATTAATCCAAATGGCGACCATGAGCAGATCAAACAGGGGCTGTATGGCCATATCAATAATAGTATTCGTGATGCGTTACTTCGCTATCAATCGTGGTGGCCCCACGCGATTAGTGCAGCGGAGCTGATTGATGAAGCGGATGCTTTGCGCTCTCTTGAGCGACTAGTTAGTCGATGCCGTCATGCAGGCTATCCGCTCTATCTACTCATTGATGAGTATGACAACTTTGCTAATGAGGTACTCACCCGCCGCGACAAGGGGCGAGAGAGCTACCATGAGTTAGTTGAGAGTGAAGGGGTGATTAAAACGGTATTTAAAGCGGTCAAAGCGGCGACCGATGGTTTAGGCTTAGAGCGAGTCTTTATCACCGGCGTCTCACCGGTGGTGATGAGCGATATCACCAGCGGCTACAATGTGGCAAAAAATATCAGTCAGCGGCCTCGTTTTGCCAGACTCTGCGGCTTCACCGGAGAGGAGGTGATGCAGCTTAATCAGCAGATAGCGCTAGAGTGCGAACTACCCGAGGGGGCGGCAGAGGAGGCGATGTCACTGATGCAGAACTTCTATAACGGCTACCGTTTTAGTGGTGCTGACACCACCCGGCTTTACAACCCGACGCTCTGCCTCTACTTTTGGGATGAGTGGCAGCAGCTGTGTCGCTACCCTAATGAGCTGCTAGATGACAATTTAGCGATGGACAAAAACCGGCTGCGCTATATCGCCTCACTACCGCACGGAGCGGAGGTGATTGAGGCAGCGCTTAATCCGCAGCAGCCACTACAGGTAGAAAAATTGGTACAGGACTTTGGCGTAGCGGCGATGCTCAAAGATCCGTCCGATGCTAGTTTTATCATCTCGCTACTGGTCTATTTTGGGGTATTGACGATTCAGGATGTCTCGCCACTAGGGAAGCTGAAGGTAGCCATTCCTAATCAAGTGGTTCGCTCGCTCTATATCGACCGCATTCAACAGCAGCTACTCAATGGCTATGAGGATAATAACCGCCAACAGGCAGTGGCGGAGCAACTCTATACCGAGGCCGAATTTGAGCCACTGGCCGACTTTATCGAGCAACGCCTCTATTGTGTGTTCGATAACCGCGATATGCGCTGGAGCAATGAGTTGACGCTCAAAACCACACTATTACTGCTGCTGACCAATGACCTCTACTATCTGCCGCGCTCCGAGCTCTCCTTAGGCGGTGGTTATAGTGATCTCTTATTTGAGATTCGCCCCGATAAGCGCCAAGCACCGCTGTATGATCTGCTATTTGAACTGAAATATCTGTCACTGAAAGATCTCAAATTGAGCGCAGAACAGCTAAATGAGCTGAGTCGGGAGCAGCTAGCTGAGTTGGCGCCGGTGAAAAAGCTGTTAGATGACGCAGAGGGGCAGTTAGCCTCGTATCAACCGAAACTACAGCAGCTCTTTCCGGCGGTGGTGTGGCAGTTAAAATCGTTTGCGGTGGTGAGTCTTGGTACTAAACGGTTGGTGTGGCGAGAGGGGTGTCGGGTTACACTGCGCTAA
- a CDS encoding AAA family ATPase, whose translation MVAHAISAAELIDEADALRSLERLVSRCRHAGYPLYLLIDEYDNFANEVLTRRDKGRESYHELVESEGVIKTVFKAVKAATDGLGLERVFITGVSPVVMSDITSGYNVAKNISQRPRFARLCGFTGEEVMQLNQQIALECKLPEGAAEEAMSLMQNFYNGYRFSGADTTRLYNPTLCLYFWDEWQQLCRYPNELLDDNLAMDKNRLRYIASLPHGAEVIEAALNTQQPLQVEKLVQDFGVAAMLKDPSDASFIISLLVYFGVLTIDSVTLLGELTVTIPNQVVRSLYIDRIQQQLLNGYEDNNRQQAVAKQLYTEAEFEPLADFIEQRLYQIFDNRDMRWSNELTLKTVLLLLLTNDLYYLPRSELSLGGGYSDLLFEIRPDKRQAPLYDLLFELKYLSLKDLKLSAEQLSDMSRKQLAELAPVKKLLDEAEGQLASYQPKLQQLFPAVVWQLKSFAVVSLGTKRLVWRDGCRVMLR comes from the coding sequence GTGGTGGCCCACGCGATTAGTGCAGCGGAGCTGATTGATGAAGCGGATGCTTTGCGCTCTCTTGAGCGACTAGTTAGTCGATGCCGTCATGCAGGCTATCCGCTCTATCTACTCATTGATGAGTATGACAACTTTGCTAATGAGGTACTCACCCGCCGCGACAAGGGGCGAGAGAGCTACCATGAGTTAGTTGAGAGTGAAGGGGTGATTAAAACGGTATTTAAAGCGGTCAAAGCGGCGACCGATGGTTTAGGCTTAGAGCGAGTCTTTATCACCGGCGTCTCACCGGTGGTGATGAGCGATATCACCAGCGGCTACAATGTGGCAAAAAATATCAGTCAGCGGCCTCGTTTTGCCAGACTCTGCGGCTTCACCGGAGAGGAGGTGATGCAGCTTAATCAGCAGATAGCGCTAGAGTGCAAACTACCCGAGGGGGCGGCAGAGGAGGCAATGTCACTGATGCAGAACTTCTATAACGGCTACCGTTTTAGTGGTGCTGACACCACCCGGCTTTACAACCCGACGCTCTGCCTCTACTTTTGGGATGAGTGGCAGCAGCTGTGTCGCTACCCTAATGAGCTGCTAGATGACAATTTAGCGATGGACAAAAACCGGCTGCGCTATATCGCCTCACTACCGCACGGAGCGGAGGTGATTGAGGCAGCGCTTAATACGCAGCAGCCACTACAGGTAGAAAAATTGGTACAGGACTTTGGCGTAGCGGCGATGCTCAAAGATCCGTCCGATGCCAGTTTTATCATCTCGCTACTGGTCTATTTTGGGGTATTAACGATTGACTCGGTGACTCTGTTAGGGGAGTTAACGGTGACGATTCCCAATCAAGTCGTGCGCTCGCTCTATATCGACCGCATTCAACAGCAGCTACTCAATGGCTATGAGGATAATAACCGCCAACAGGCGGTGGCAAAACAGCTCTATACCGAGGCTGAATTTGAGCCACTGGCCGACTTTATCGAACAGCGCCTCTATCAGATATTCGATAATCGCGATATGCGCTGGAGTAATGAGTTGACGCTCAAAACAGTGCTGTTGCTCCTGTTAACTAATGATCTCTACTACCTGCCGCGCTCAGAGCTCTCCTTAGGCGGCGGCTATAGTGACCTTCTATTTGAGATTCGCCCCGATAAGCGCCAAGCACCGCTGTATGATCTGCTATTTGAACTGAAATATCTGTCACTGAAAGATCTCAAATTGAGTGCAGAGCAGCTATCTGATATGAGTCGGAAGCAGCTAGCTGAGTTGGCACCGGTGAAAAAGCTGTTAGATGAGGCAGAGGGGCAGTTAGCCTCGTATCAACCGAAACTACAGCAGCTCTTTCCGGCGGTGGTGTGGCAGTTAAAATCATTTGCGGTGGTGAGTCTTGGTACCAAACGGTTGGTGTGGCGTGATGGGTGTCGGGTTATGCTGCGCTAA
- a CDS encoding AAA family ATPase — translation MKISYGLGHFKTLREENGLYFDRTKSLHDLEAAGRQLLFLRPRRFGKTLWLTLLESYYDIGAADQFETLFGDLAIGQNPTPNRNRYFILRWNFSMIDPGGDYQQLVSRIHRHINNSISFFSARYHDFLPETVPIDPTDGLGSFEQLLSVAKRFNFPLYLLIDEYDNFANEVLTSREQGRQRYNELVESEGVIKTVFKAVKAATDGLGLERVFITGVSPVVMSDITSGYNVAKNISQRPRFARLCGFTGEEVMQLNQQIALECELPEGAAEEAMSLMQNFYNGYCFSGADTTRLYNPTLCLYFWDEWQQLCCYPNELLDDNLAMDKNRLRYIASLPHGAEVIESALNPQQPLQVAKLVQDFGVAAMLKDPSDASFIISLLVYFGVLTIQDVSPLGKLKVAIPNQVVRSLYIDRIQQQLLNGYEDNNRQQAVAEQLYTEAEFEPLADFIEQRLYQIFDNRDMRWSNELTLKTTLLLLLTNDLYYLPRSELSLGGGYSDLLFEIRPDKRQAPLYDLLFELKYLSLKDLKVSSEQLAKMSREQLAELAPVKKLLDEAEGQLASYQPKLQQLFPAVVWQLKSFAVVSLGTKRLVWRDGCRAMLR, via the coding sequence ATAAAGATTTCGTATGGTTTAGGTCACTTTAAAACCCTCAGAGAGGAGAACGGACTCTATTTTGATCGCACCAAGTCACTGCACGACTTAGAGGCCGCAGGACGGCAGCTCCTGTTTCTACGCCCGCGCCGCTTTGGTAAAACGCTGTGGCTAACGCTGCTAGAGAGTTACTACGATATCGGTGCCGCAGACCAATTTGAGACCCTGTTTGGCGATTTAGCGATAGGGCAAAACCCGACACCGAACCGTAACCGCTACTTTATTTTAAGGTGGAACTTTTCGATGATTGATCCGGGAGGTGATTATCAGCAGCTAGTGAGCCGTATTCATCGCCACATTAATAACTCAATCAGCTTTTTTTCGGCACGCTACCACGATTTTTTACCGGAAACGGTGCCGATTGACCCAACAGATGGGCTGGGCTCATTTGAACAGCTACTGAGTGTGGCGAAACGGTTTAATTTTCCGCTCTACCTGCTAATTGATGAGTACGATAACTTTGCTAATGAGGTGCTAACCAGTCGCGAGCAGGGTCGGCAGCGCTATAACGAGCTAGTTGAGAGTGAAGGGGTGATTAAAACGGTATTTAAAGCGGTCAAAGCGGCGACCGATGGCTTAGGCTTAGAGCGAGTCTTTATCACCGGCGTCTCACCGGTGGTGATGAGCGATATCACCAGCGGCTACAATGTGGCAAAAAATATCAGTCAGCGGCCTCGTTTTGCCAGACTCTGTGGCTTCACCGGAGAGGAGGTGATGCAGCTTAATCAGCAGATAGCGCTAGAGTGCGAACTACCCGAGGGGGCGGCAGAGGAGGCGATGTCACTGATGCAGAACTTCTATAACGGCTACTGTTTTAGTGGTGCTGACACCACCCGGCTTTACAACCCGACGCTCTGCCTCTACTTTTGGGATGAGTGGCAGCAGCTGTGTTGCTACCCTAATGAGCTGCTAGATGACAATTTAGCGATGGACAAAAACCGGCTGCGCTATATCGCCTCACTACCCCATGGGGCTGAGGTGATTGAATCGGCACTCAATCCGCAGCAGCCGCTGCAGGTAGCGAAGCTGGTACAGGACTTTGGCGTAGCGGCGATGCTCAAAGATCCGTCCGATGCTAGTTTTATCATCTCGCTACTGGTCTATTTTGGGGTATTGACGATTCAGGATGTCTCGCCACTAGGGAAGCTGAAGGTAGCCATTCCTAATCAAGTGGTTCGCTCGCTCTATATCGACCGCATTCAACAGCAGCTACTCAATGGCTATGAGGATAATAACCGCCAACAGGCAGTGGCGGAGCAGCTCTATACCGAGGCTGAATTTGAGCCACTGGCTGACTTTATCGAGCAACGCCTCTATCAGATATTCGATAACCGCGATATGCGCTGGAGTAATGAGTTGACGCTCAAAACCACGCTACTACTGCTGCTGACCAATGACCTCTACTATCTGCCGCGCTCAGAGCTCTCCTTAGGCGGCGGCTATAGTGATCTCTTATTTGAGATTCGCCCCGATAAGCGCCAAGCACCGCTGTATGATCTGCTATTTGAACTGAAGTACTTGTCACTGAAAGATCTTAAAGTAAGCTCAGAACAGCTAGCAAAGATGAGTCGGGAGCAGCTAGCTGAGTTGGCACCGGTGAAAAAGCTGTTAGATGAGGCAGAGGGGCAGTTAGCCTCGTATCAACCGAAACTACAGCAGCTCTTTCCGGCGGTGGTGTGGCAGTTAAAATCGTTTGCGGTAGTGAGTCTTGGTACCAAACGGTTGGTGTGGCGTGATGGGTGTCGGGCTATGCTGCGCTAA